In a single window of the Diospyros lotus cultivar Yz01 chromosome 10, ASM1463336v1, whole genome shotgun sequence genome:
- the LOC127810877 gene encoding uncharacterized protein LOC127810877, translating into MMGDNMVPTLKAIKGGGGSVKVGTTGTIGTLMSRELESAAKSTAQPPVSSRNESHTDSISVSSDAITFKRLKPRTVLDEASSSSSCSRTAINKKNPETARKTKHQNRKTQQIPMLYSDNISLDGTPSREKPDKRGSYIVEVVDLKCGNTERTWANPITNRFKELGFSKLMRVSSKSETSPHQLSGSCNCIL; encoded by the coding sequence ATGATGGGGGACAACATGGTTCCTACGCTCAAAGCTATAAAGGGTGGTGGAGGATCCGTCAAAGTGGGAACCACCGGGACAATTGGTACCTTAATGTCAAGGGAATTAGAATCTGCTGCAAAGTCCACAGCTCAACCTCCAGTATCATCTAGGAACGAATCTCATACAGATTCTATTTCAGTTTCTAGTGATGCTATTACTTTTAAAAGACTAAAGCCAAGAACTGTACTGGATGAagcaagcagcagcagcagctgcagCCGCACTGCCATCAATAAGAAAAACCCTGAAACTGCTCGGAAGACTAAACACCAGAACCGAAAAACCCAGCAAATACCAATGCTCTACTCGGATAATATTTCCTTAGACGGAACTCCTAGTAGAGAGAAACCTGATAAAAGAGGATCTTACATAGTTGAAGTTGTGGACCTGAAGTGCGGCAACACAGAGAGGACATGGGCCAACCCTATAACGAATAGATTCAAGGAACTTGGTTTCTCAAAGCTTATGAGAGTGTCGTCTAAGTCTGAAACTTCTCCACATCAGCTCTCAGGTTCCTGTAATTGCATCTTGTAA